Proteins from a genomic interval of Haemophilus parainfluenzae T3T1:
- a CDS encoding DsbE family thiol:disulfide interchange protein, giving the protein MNKKLLIPLIIFLAVVVAFLVQLGRNAQGDDPKALESALVGKPVPQKTLTDLLENKTYGNEIFQQGKPILLNVWATWCPTCYAEHQYLNQLAKQGVTIIGLDYKDESPKAMKWLKDLGNPYSLVLKDEKGSFALDLGVYGAPETFIVDGKGVIHYRLAGDVNERVWTETLKPIYDKLAEKP; this is encoded by the coding sequence ATGAATAAAAAACTACTTATCCCACTTATTATTTTTCTAGCTGTCGTTGTGGCATTTTTAGTTCAGCTTGGACGCAATGCACAAGGTGATGATCCGAAAGCGTTAGAGTCAGCTCTGGTAGGGAAGCCTGTACCACAGAAAACATTAACGGATTTATTGGAAAATAAAACCTACGGTAATGAAATTTTCCAACAAGGTAAACCAATTCTCTTAAATGTGTGGGCGACTTGGTGTCCAACTTGTTACGCAGAGCATCAATATTTGAATCAATTAGCCAAGCAAGGCGTGACAATCATTGGTTTAGACTATAAAGATGAATCACCAAAAGCAATGAAATGGCTGAAAGATTTAGGCAATCCTTATAGTCTTGTGCTTAAAGATGAAAAAGGTTCTTTTGCATTAGATTTGGGTGTTTACGGCGCACCAGAAACATTTATCGTTGATGGCAAAGGTGTGATTCATTATCGCTTAGCGGGTGATGTGAATGAACGCGTTTGGACTGAGACCTTAAAACCGATTTATGACAAACTCGCGGAGAAACCATAA
- a CDS encoding heme lyase CcmF/NrfE family subunit — protein sequence MIAELGNYALALSLAVSFFLAIFPLWGAEKSHPQLMSLARPMTYGLFFSLTIAFAALFYLFAVNDFSVQYVVNNSNSSLPIYYRLSAVWGSHEGSLLLWIWLLTLWGAAVALFSKHLPQEAVARVLGIMGIISIGFLLFVLFTSNPFTRTFPDFPVDGRELNPMLQDVGLIFHPPLLYMGYVGFSVAFAFAIASLMTGKLDSAWARWSRPWTMAAWVFLTLGIVLGSWWAYYELGWGGWWFWDPVENSSLMPWLAGTALIHSLAVTEKRGSFKAWTVLLAILAFSLCLLGTFLVRSGILVSVHAFASDPTRGLYILAYLVVVIGGSLTLYAYKGNQIRSRDNAERYSRETLLLLNNILLMTALCVVFLGTLLPLVHKQLGLGSISIGAPFFDQMFLIIMTPFALLLGIGPLVKWRRDQFSEIRTPVVVSVIVMAIAGFALPYFLHNKLTVSVVLGTMMSVIIVLLSLYEMKQRATHRESFFKGITKLSRSHWGMILAHLGVAMTVWGIAFSQNFSVERDVRMAVGDTVQIADYDFTFTGVSDANGPNYMGGKAQIDISKDGKLEATLFAEKRFYTVSKMPMTEAAIDWGFTRDLYVALGEKIEDNSWALRLYYKPFIRWIWIGGLFMAIGGLLCMFDRRYRFSRLVKQS from the coding sequence ATGATTGCTGAACTAGGAAATTATGCGCTTGCTTTAAGTCTTGCCGTTTCATTCTTTTTAGCGATTTTCCCATTATGGGGCGCAGAAAAAAGTCACCCTCAATTAATGTCATTGGCTCGTCCAATGACTTATGGTTTATTTTTCAGTTTAACCATTGCTTTTGCGGCATTATTCTATCTGTTTGCCGTCAATGATTTCAGTGTGCAATATGTAGTCAATAACTCTAACAGCAGCTTGCCGATTTATTATCGTTTATCTGCAGTGTGGGGTTCACACGAGGGTTCATTGTTACTTTGGATTTGGTTATTAACTCTTTGGGGCGCAGCGGTTGCGTTATTTAGCAAACACTTACCACAAGAAGCCGTGGCTCGCGTGTTAGGTATTATGGGGATTATTAGCATCGGCTTCTTACTCTTCGTATTGTTTACCTCAAATCCATTTACCCGTACATTCCCTGACTTCCCAGTAGATGGCAGAGAACTCAACCCAATGTTGCAAGATGTGGGCTTAATTTTCCACCCGCCATTGCTTTATATGGGATATGTTGGTTTTTCTGTGGCTTTTGCCTTTGCGATTGCATCATTAATGACAGGGAAATTAGACTCCGCTTGGGCAAGGTGGTCACGCCCTTGGACGATGGCGGCTTGGGTATTTTTAACACTCGGGATCGTGCTCGGTTCGTGGTGGGCGTATTATGAGCTAGGCTGGGGGGGCTGGTGGTTCTGGGATCCAGTAGAAAACTCTTCTTTAATGCCTTGGCTTGCAGGAACCGCATTAATCCACTCTTTAGCGGTGACTGAAAAACGTGGCTCTTTTAAAGCTTGGACTGTGCTTTTGGCAATTCTTGCGTTCTCACTTTGCTTATTGGGTACGTTCTTAGTTCGTTCCGGTATCTTAGTGTCAGTACACGCCTTTGCTTCAGATCCAACACGTGGTTTATATATTCTTGCTTATTTGGTTGTGGTAATCGGTGGTTCTTTAACCTTGTACGCTTACAAAGGAAACCAAATTCGTTCGCGTGATAATGCAGAACGCTATTCTCGCGAAACCTTATTATTATTAAATAACATCCTATTAATGACCGCACTTTGTGTGGTGTTCTTAGGGACGTTATTGCCATTAGTTCACAAACAATTAGGTTTGGGCTCGATTTCGATCGGTGCGCCGTTCTTTGATCAAATGTTCCTGATTATTATGACCCCATTTGCCTTATTACTAGGTATTGGGCCATTAGTTAAATGGCGTCGAGATCAGTTCTCTGAAATTCGTACACCGGTTGTAGTGAGTGTGATTGTAATGGCGATTGCAGGCTTTGCCTTGCCATATTTCTTACACAATAAACTCACCGTCAGTGTTGTGCTTGGCACCATGATGTCCGTCATTATTGTGTTATTAAGCCTTTATGAAATGAAACAACGTGCAACACACCGCGAATCGTTTTTTAAAGGTATTACCAAGCTTTCCCGTTCCCATTGGGGGATGATTTTGGCTCACCTTGGTGTGGCAATGACAGTTTGGGGAATTGCATTTAGCCAAAACTTTAGTGTAGAGCGCGATGTGCGAATGGCTGTGGGTGATACGGTGCAGATCGCTGACTATGACTTCACATTTACCGGTGTGAGCGATGCAAATGGTCCTAACTATATGGGCGGCAAAGCACAAATTGATATTTCAAAAGACGGTAAACTAGAAGCAACATTATTTGCTGAAAAACGTTTTTATACTGTCAGTAAAATGCCAATGACTGAAGCGGCAATTGATTGGGGCTTTACCCGCGATCTTTATGTTGCCTTGGGTGAAAAAATAGAAGATAACTCATGGGCGCTTCGCCTCTACTATAAACCGTTTATCCGTTGGATTTGGATTGGTGGATTGTTTATGGCGATAGGTGGCTTGCTCTGTATGTTTGACCGTCGTTATCGTTTTAGTCGTTTGGTAAAACAGTCTTAA
- the ccmE gene encoding cytochrome c maturation protein CcmE, whose product MNPRRKSRLSIIIFVILGISIATGLVLYALRQNIDLFYTPSEVIEGKEGKADQKPEVGQRIRVGGMVVEGTVKRDPKSLKVRFDLNDIGPSITVEYEGILPDLFREGQGIVAQGVLKEPTLLEATEVLAKHDENYVPPELGEKMQKVHKPMGAELKGESEADRRYKETQQKPQEGQ is encoded by the coding sequence ATGAATCCAAGACGTAAATCAAGACTCTCTATCATTATCTTTGTGATTTTAGGTATTTCAATTGCAACGGGTTTAGTACTTTATGCGCTTCGCCAAAATATCGATTTATTTTATACACCATCAGAAGTGATTGAAGGTAAAGAAGGCAAAGCAGATCAAAAACCTGAAGTGGGGCAACGTATCCGTGTAGGTGGTATGGTTGTGGAAGGCACAGTAAAACGTGATCCAAAAAGCTTAAAAGTTCGCTTTGACTTAAATGATATTGGTCCGTCTATCACTGTAGAATACGAAGGTATTCTTCCTGATCTTTTCCGTGAAGGGCAAGGTATCGTCGCACAAGGTGTATTAAAAGAGCCAACTTTATTAGAGGCGACAGAAGTACTTGCTAAACACGATGAAAATTATGTGCCACCTGAATTAGGCGAAAAAATGCAGAAAGTACATAAGCCAATGGGTGCAGAATTAAAAGGCGAGAGTGAAGCTGATCGTCGTTATAAAGAAACCCAGCAAAAACCGCAAGAAGGTCAATAA
- the ccmD gene encoding heme exporter protein CcmD, protein MFFQNWSDFINMGGYGFYVWLSYGISLVAMIILAIQSVKGRKAVLKEVLREQQREARLNQVNKGNTL, encoded by the coding sequence ATGTTTTTCCAAAATTGGAGTGATTTTATCAATATGGGAGGCTACGGTTTTTACGTGTGGCTTTCCTATGGGATCAGCTTAGTGGCCATGATCATTTTGGCGATACAAAGCGTCAAGGGGCGTAAAGCGGTGTTAAAAGAAGTGTTACGCGAGCAACAACGTGAAGCACGTTTAAACCAAGTAAATAAAGGAAATACGCTATGA
- a CDS encoding heme ABC transporter permease — MWKWLHPYAKHETQYHLCGKLSPFFGAIAVLLLAVGIVWGLAYAPADYQQGNSFRIMYVHVPAAIWSMGVYGSMAVAAIIALVWQIKAAHLSMIAMAPIGAMFTFIALVTGAIWGKPMWGTWWVWDARLTAELILFFLYIGVLALYSAFSDRAVGAKSAGILCIVGVVNLPIIHFSVEWWNTLHQGASITKFEKPSIATPMLIPLILCIFGFLFLSIWFTLVRYRVELLKEDSKRPWVKELASKLK, encoded by the coding sequence ATGTGGAAGTGGTTACATCCTTACGCAAAACATGAAACCCAATATCATTTATGTGGCAAATTAAGCCCATTTTTTGGTGCGATTGCGGTTTTATTATTGGCTGTTGGCATTGTGTGGGGCTTAGCTTATGCACCGGCAGATTATCAGCAAGGCAATAGTTTCCGAATTATGTATGTCCATGTGCCGGCAGCGATTTGGTCAATGGGTGTGTATGGTTCTATGGCAGTGGCTGCCATTATTGCATTAGTTTGGCAAATTAAAGCCGCTCATCTTTCAATGATAGCCATGGCACCGATCGGTGCAATGTTTACCTTTATTGCCTTGGTAACAGGTGCAATTTGGGGTAAACCAATGTGGGGAACCTGGTGGGTGTGGGATGCGCGTTTAACCGCAGAACTTATTCTTTTCTTCTTATATATTGGTGTATTAGCCCTTTATTCTGCATTTTCTGATCGTGCGGTGGGCGCAAAATCAGCGGGTATCTTGTGTATTGTTGGTGTGGTGAATTTACCAATCATTCACTTTTCCGTAGAGTGGTGGAATACCTTACATCAAGGGGCAAGTATCACGAAGTTTGAAAAACCTTCCATTGCAACACCGATGTTGATTCCACTGATTTTATGTATTTTTGGATTTTTATTTTTATCCATTTGGTTTACGCTCGTACGTTATCGCGTTGAATTGCTAAAAGAAGACAGCAAACGCCCATGGGTAAAAGAGTTAGCAAGTAAGCTAAAATAG
- the ccmB gene encoding heme exporter protein CcmB has product MIFLQIIKRELKIATRKQAEILNPLWFFLIVITLFPLVIGPDPKLLSRIAPGVAWVAALLSALLSFERLFRDDFIDGSLEQLMLTAQPLALTALAKVVAHWLLTGLPLILLSPIAALLLSLEVNIWWALVVTLLVGTPILSCIGAIGVALTVGLRKGGVLLSLLVVPLFIPVLIFASAILDAAALNLPYGGQLAILGAILAGAITLSPFAIAAALRISLDN; this is encoded by the coding sequence ATGATATTTTTACAGATTATAAAGCGTGAGCTGAAGATTGCGACCCGTAAACAAGCGGAAATACTGAACCCGCTTTGGTTCTTTTTAATCGTGATTACGCTGTTTCCATTGGTAATTGGGCCAGATCCTAAACTACTTTCTCGCATTGCACCCGGGGTTGCTTGGGTTGCGGCATTGCTTTCTGCGTTGCTATCTTTTGAACGTTTATTCCGAGATGATTTTATTGATGGCTCTTTAGAACAATTGATGCTTACGGCTCAACCTTTAGCGCTAACGGCACTCGCAAAAGTCGTTGCACACTGGTTGTTAACGGGTTTGCCGTTAATTCTACTTTCTCCTATTGCGGCTTTATTGCTTTCATTAGAAGTGAATATTTGGTGGGCATTAGTGGTCACCTTGCTAGTGGGAACACCGATTTTAAGCTGCATTGGTGCGATTGGCGTGGCATTGACGGTAGGATTACGTAAAGGTGGCGTATTGCTGAGTTTACTTGTGGTACCATTATTCATCCCGGTTTTAATTTTTGCCTCAGCAATTTTAGATGCCGCCGCGTTAAATCTCCCTTATGGCGGACAGCTTGCTATTTTAGGCGCAATTTTGGCTGGCGCGATAACATTATCGCCTTTCGCTATTGCAGCGGCACTAAGAATTAGTTTAGATAATTAA
- the ccmA gene encoding cytochrome c biogenesis heme-transporting ATPase CcmA, with protein MFPAHQLQLEQLACQRGDRVLFTDLSLQFQSGDFVQIEGHNGIGKTSLLRILAGLAQPVEGKVRWNSDEITKQREEYHHQLLYLGHHSGVKPELTAWENLKFYQQISQSQQGTDILWDVLETVGLLGREDLPAAQLSAGQQKRIALARLWISEAPLWILDEPFTAIDKKGVEVLTALFENHAKKGGMVILTSHQEVPSTLLKKINLADYKYNS; from the coding sequence ATGTTTCCTGCTCATCAACTTCAATTAGAACAATTAGCGTGTCAACGTGGCGATCGCGTATTGTTCACTGATCTTTCACTGCAATTTCAAAGCGGTGATTTCGTGCAAATTGAAGGGCACAATGGTATCGGCAAAACAAGTTTATTGCGCATTTTAGCTGGCCTTGCACAGCCTGTAGAAGGTAAAGTGCGCTGGAATTCAGACGAGATTACAAAACAACGCGAAGAATACCATCATCAGCTACTTTATCTCGGCCATCATTCTGGTGTGAAACCTGAATTAACAGCATGGGAAAATTTAAAATTTTATCAGCAGATTAGTCAAAGCCAGCAAGGCACCGATATTTTATGGGATGTGTTGGAAACAGTAGGCTTACTCGGTCGCGAAGATTTACCGGCAGCTCAACTTTCAGCAGGTCAGCAAAAACGCATTGCCTTGGCGAGATTATGGATCTCTGAAGCGCCACTTTGGATTTTGGATGAACCTTTTACAGCAATAGACAAAAAAGGGGTTGAAGTTTTGACCGCACTTTTTGAAAATCATGCTAAAAAAGGTGGAATGGTCATTCTAACGAGCCACCAAGAAGTGCCGAGTACATTATTGAAAAAAATCAATCTTGCTGATTATAAATATAACTCTTAG
- the sodA gene encoding superoxide dismutase [Mn]: MSYTLPELGYAYDALEPHFDAQTMEIHHTKHHQAYVNNANAVLETLPAEFSEMCSGQLISQLDKIPAEKRTALRNNAGGHANHSLFWKSLKKGTSLQGDLKAAIERDFGSVENFKAEFEKAAATRFGSGWAWLVINQGKLSVVSTANQDSPLMGKEIAGCEGFPLLGLDVWEHAYYLKFQNRRPDYIKEFWNVVNWDFVAERFAKKLADCGCAAK; the protein is encoded by the coding sequence ATGTCTTATACTCTACCTGAATTAGGTTACGCTTATGATGCGTTAGAACCACATTTTGATGCGCAAACAATGGAAATTCACCACACTAAGCACCACCAAGCTTATGTAAACAATGCAAACGCGGTGTTAGAAACTTTACCTGCTGAATTTTCTGAAATGTGCTCAGGTCAATTAATCAGCCAATTAGACAAAATCCCAGCTGAAAAACGTACTGCATTACGTAACAACGCAGGCGGTCACGCAAACCACAGCTTATTCTGGAAATCATTGAAAAAAGGCACCTCTTTACAGGGTGATTTAAAAGCAGCTATCGAACGTGATTTCGGTTCTGTAGAAAACTTCAAAGCTGAATTTGAAAAAGCAGCAGCGACTCGTTTTGGTTCAGGCTGGGCGTGGTTAGTGATCAACCAAGGTAAATTATCTGTTGTATCAACAGCAAACCAAGATTCTCCATTAATGGGTAAAGAAATCGCAGGTTGTGAAGGTTTCCCACTTTTAGGTTTAGACGTTTGGGAACACGCTTACTACTTGAAATTCCAAAACCGTCGTCCAGACTACATCAAAGAATTCTGGAACGTAGTAAACTGGGATTTCGTTGCTGAGCGTTTTGCTAAAAAATTAGCAGATTGTGGATGTGCAGCTAAATAA
- a CDS encoding methyltransferase family protein, producing MIQKPIVPPPIIFIGCALIMTYLPNPYPFKINVLAVYLIVSVSSVIAFFSLWQFYKSKANINPIHLEKSNVFVADGIYRFSRNPMYLSLAGLLVAWAVYLQSAVSFLGVFLFVYLITQWQIKPEEYWLEKKFGEPYLAYKKKVRRWI from the coding sequence ATGATTCAGAAACCTATTGTGCCACCACCCATCATTTTTATTGGCTGTGCACTTATCATGACATATTTGCCTAATCCTTATCCGTTCAAAATCAATGTATTAGCAGTTTATTTGATTGTATCGGTTTCTTCTGTCATCGCTTTTTTCAGCCTTTGGCAATTTTATAAAAGTAAAGCGAATATCAATCCAATTCACTTAGAAAAAAGCAACGTGTTTGTGGCAGATGGTATTTATCGTTTTAGTCGTAACCCAATGTATTTAAGTTTAGCGGGCTTGCTAGTGGCATGGGCAGTTTATTTGCAAAGTGCGGTCAGTTTTCTAGGTGTTTTTCTTTTTGTTTATCTCATCACACAATGGCAAATTAAACCTGAAGAATACTGGTTAGAGAAGAAGTTTGGTGAGCCTTATTTGGCTTACAAGAAAAAAGTGAGACGCTGGATTTAA
- a CDS encoding YfgM family protein — MAYTIEEEQELNQLKEWWKDNGKTIIAAFILGVGGMLGWRYWQSYQANQIMQASAEYDALVYTANKDAAAQQAKVAEFVKAHDKTSYAVFSLLDEAKGFVAKQDYASAENSLKQAIAQSQDDILTSLAALRLSAVQFQQGQFDAALASLNQVKSQGFSARKDLLAGDIQVAKGDVNGAKASFENAQKNGNPLEKQMAQMKLNNL, encoded by the coding sequence ATGGCATATACCATTGAAGAAGAACAAGAACTGAACCAGTTAAAAGAATGGTGGAAAGACAATGGCAAAACCATTATTGCCGCTTTTATTCTTGGTGTAGGCGGGATGTTGGGCTGGCGTTATTGGCAGTCTTATCAAGCCAATCAAATCATGCAAGCGTCTGCTGAATATGATGCGTTAGTTTATACTGCAAACAAAGATGCCGCCGCACAACAAGCTAAAGTAGCTGAATTTGTGAAAGCGCATGATAAAACCAGCTATGCGGTATTTAGCTTATTAGATGAAGCAAAAGGTTTTGTTGCAAAACAAGATTACGCCTCTGCTGAAAATAGCTTAAAACAAGCGATTGCTCAATCACAAGATGATATCTTAACTTCTCTTGCAGCACTTCGTTTGTCTGCGGTGCAATTCCAACAAGGTCAATTTGATGCAGCATTAGCAAGTCTAAATCAAGTGAAAAGCCAAGGCTTCAGTGCACGTAAAGATCTTTTAGCGGGCGATATTCAAGTCGCGAAAGGCGATGTGAATGGTGCTAAAGCAAGCTTTGAGAATGCTCAGAAAAATGGTAACCCGTTAGAAAAACAAATGGCGCAGATGAAATTAAATAATCTGTAA
- the hisS gene encoding histidine--tRNA ligase, which yields MAKNIQAIRGMNDCSPTESPLWQWIEGQVRQILSSYGYSEVRMPIVESTPLFARAIGEVTDVVSKEMYTFWDNDEQLTLRPEGTAGCVRAAIEHGWIYNNEQRLWYMGPMFRHERPQKGRYRQFHQAGVEVFGIATPEIDAELIILTARLWKALGIDQHVSLQLNSIGSLEARANYRSALVAFLENHQDLMSEEEKERLVKNPLRILDTKNQALQDVLDGAPKLLDYLDDESREHFAQLCGLLDAVGIQYEINPKLVRGLDYYNKTVFEWVTSALGAQGTVCGGGRYDGLVEQLGGHATSSVGFAMGLERLVLLVQEVNKSIPVKSAVDIYVVYQGEGTTLAAFQLAEKLRSELPHLSTMLHCSGGNFKKQFKRADKSGATLALVLGESEVQNNQVVVKHLLGAAEQQTIDVANLIEHVKAQF from the coding sequence GTGGCAAAAAATATTCAAGCAATTCGTGGGATGAATGACTGTTCCCCAACTGAATCTCCACTTTGGCAATGGATTGAAGGACAGGTTCGCCAAATTTTAAGCAGCTACGGCTATTCAGAAGTGCGTATGCCAATCGTGGAAAGTACGCCATTATTTGCTCGTGCAATTGGTGAAGTCACAGATGTTGTCTCAAAAGAAATGTACACATTTTGGGATAATGATGAGCAATTAACGCTTCGTCCAGAAGGTACGGCAGGATGTGTGCGTGCTGCGATTGAGCATGGTTGGATTTACAACAATGAACAACGTTTATGGTACATGGGACCGATGTTCCGTCATGAACGTCCACAAAAAGGTCGTTACCGTCAATTTCATCAAGCAGGTGTAGAAGTATTCGGTATCGCAACCCCTGAAATTGATGCGGAGCTAATTATTTTAACGGCTCGTTTGTGGAAAGCATTAGGTATTGATCAACATGTTTCTCTTCAATTAAATTCGATTGGTTCATTAGAAGCACGTGCAAACTATCGTTCTGCATTAGTGGCTTTCTTAGAAAATCACCAAGATTTAATGAGCGAAGAAGAGAAAGAACGTCTTGTAAAAAATCCATTACGTATTTTGGATACTAAAAATCAAGCATTACAAGATGTATTGGACGGCGCGCCAAAATTATTGGATTATTTAGATGATGAAAGTCGCGAGCATTTTGCGCAGTTATGCGGTCTATTAGATGCGGTGGGTATTCAATATGAAATTAATCCAAAATTGGTACGTGGTTTAGACTATTATAATAAAACCGTATTTGAATGGGTGACATCAGCATTAGGTGCGCAAGGTACTGTATGTGGTGGCGGACGTTATGACGGCTTAGTTGAGCAACTTGGTGGTCACGCAACCAGCAGTGTCGGTTTCGCAATGGGCTTAGAGCGTTTAGTGTTACTCGTTCAAGAAGTGAATAAATCGATTCCGGTAAAAAGTGCGGTAGATATTTACGTTGTTTATCAAGGTGAAGGTACAACGTTAGCCGCATTCCAACTAGCGGAAAAACTTCGCTCAGAATTACCGCACTTAAGTACAATGTTGCATTGCAGCGGTGGTAACTTTAAAAAACAATTTAAACGCGCAGATAAGTCTGGTGCGACTCTGGCTCTTGTGCTTGGCGAAAGTGAAGTACAAAATAATCAAGTTGTGGTAAAACACTTACTTGGCGCAGCAGAGCAGCAAACCATTGATGTGGCCAATTTGATTGAACACGTGAAAGCCCAATTTTAA
- the ispG gene encoding flavodoxin-dependent (E)-4-hydroxy-3-methylbut-2-enyl-diphosphate synthase, with protein MSAVKPTIKRRESTKIYVGNVPIGGDAPIAVQSMTNTRTTDVEATVAQIKSLERVGADIVRVSVPTMDAAEAFKIIKQQVNVPLVADIHFDYRIALKVAEYGVDCLRINPGNIGREDRIRAVVDCARDKNIPIRIGVNAGSLEKDIQEKFGEPTPEALLESALRHVEILDRLNFDQFKVSVKASDVFLAVESYRLLAKAIKQPLHLGITEAGGARAGSVKSAIGLGMLLAEGIGDTLRVSLAADPVEEIKVGFDILKSLRIRSRGINFIACPTCSRQEFDVIGTVNALEQRLEDIITPMDVSIIGCVVNGPGEALVSDLGVTGGNKKSGYYLDGERQKERFDNDAIIDQLEAKIRAKVAQQDPKNRII; from the coding sequence ATGTCAGCAGTAAAACCTACTATCAAACGTCGTGAATCGACAAAAATTTATGTGGGCAATGTACCAATCGGTGGTGATGCACCGATTGCCGTACAATCCATGACAAATACTCGCACAACGGATGTTGAAGCGACCGTTGCACAGATTAAATCGTTGGAACGCGTCGGCGCAGATATCGTGCGTGTTTCTGTACCTACCATGGATGCCGCCGAAGCGTTTAAAATCATTAAACAGCAAGTAAATGTGCCATTGGTGGCGGATATTCATTTTGACTATCGTATTGCGTTAAAAGTGGCTGAATATGGGGTGGATTGCTTACGTATTAATCCAGGCAATATCGGTCGTGAAGATCGTATTCGTGCAGTGGTAGATTGCGCGCGTGATAAAAATATCCCGATCCGTATTGGTGTCAATGCTGGCTCATTAGAAAAAGATATTCAAGAGAAATTTGGCGAGCCAACACCAGAAGCCTTGTTAGAATCAGCGTTACGCCACGTTGAGATCTTGGATCGTTTAAACTTCGATCAATTCAAAGTGAGCGTAAAAGCATCCGATGTCTTCCTGGCGGTGGAATCTTACCGTTTACTGGCAAAAGCCATTAAACAGCCGTTGCATTTAGGTATTACGGAAGCAGGTGGCGCACGTGCGGGCTCTGTGAAGTCAGCAATTGGTTTAGGGATGTTGTTAGCAGAAGGCATTGGTGATACCTTGCGTGTCTCTTTAGCCGCCGATCCTGTAGAAGAAATCAAAGTTGGTTTTGATATTTTAAAATCATTACGTATTCGTTCTCGCGGGATTAACTTTATTGCTTGTCCAACTTGCTCTCGTCAAGAGTTTGATGTGATCGGCACGGTGAATGCATTAGAACAACGTTTAGAAGATATTATTACCCCAATGGATGTATCTATTATTGGTTGTGTGGTAAATGGCCCTGGTGAAGCATTGGTGTCTGACCTTGGCGTTACCGGTGGTAATAAGAAAAGTGGTTATTATTTAGATGGTGAGCGTCAAAAAGAACGTTTTGATAACGACGCGATTATTGACCAATTAGAAGCAAAAATTCGTGCCAAAGTTGCACAACAAGATCCAAAAAATCGAATTATTTAA
- a CDS encoding RodZ domain-containing protein: MNTIVEQTEKTDLSFGDRLRQTREALNLSLEDAAKAISLRPSILEKLENNEFVQKNVPSTFMKGYVRSYTKFLRIPESEWAHLTFGEAYKNDLGKNARATRSVNQYSSHSRWVGTLTTIILLAAVGMTGLWWWQNYQKSNEERDNLVQTYVEKEKTAEVPVTHSNEIPVTVNSQPAVSNNGTTPVAETTNNAAAEPAVSNTQENKSQPVNAEVSTGATSAPIVEQVQAPVVEQTLPNTEPTTEPTVPDAQSAVENPAISEAPTTAKGDLVIEITKNSSWISVKDQNRKVLAQKEYKQGEVLTFNGNDYALIIGAPGNVRITYKGEAYPLTVDGRVAKFKLPKP; the protein is encoded by the coding sequence AATACAATCGTCGAACAAACTGAAAAAACAGACCTCTCTTTTGGGGATAGACTTCGTCAAACTCGCGAAGCGTTAAATCTTTCTCTGGAAGATGCGGCAAAGGCAATTTCTTTGCGCCCAAGTATTTTGGAAAAATTAGAAAATAATGAATTTGTCCAAAAAAATGTGCCATCAACTTTTATGAAAGGATATGTGCGTAGTTATACAAAATTTTTACGTATTCCTGAGAGCGAATGGGCGCATTTAACCTTTGGTGAAGCATACAAAAACGATTTAGGTAAAAATGCACGCGCGACGCGTTCAGTAAACCAATACTCTTCTCATAGTCGCTGGGTCGGCACACTTACAACCATTATTTTACTCGCAGCTGTTGGGATGACAGGCTTATGGTGGTGGCAGAATTATCAAAAATCAAACGAAGAACGTGATAATTTAGTGCAAACCTACGTTGAAAAAGAAAAAACAGCAGAGGTGCCGGTTACTCATTCAAATGAAATTCCAGTAACAGTAAATAGTCAGCCTGCGGTGTCAAACAATGGAACTACGCCAGTAGCGGAAACAACAAATAATGCCGCTGCTGAACCCGCTGTTTCAAATACTCAAGAAAATAAATCTCAACCAGTAAACGCAGAAGTTTCAACTGGCGCAACTTCAGCCCCTATCGTTGAACAAGTTCAAGCCCCTGTTGTGGAACAAACCTTACCTAACACAGAACCCACAACAGAGCCAACCGTGCCAGATGCACAAAGTGCGGTTGAAAACCCTGCTATTTCTGAAGCACCAACAACAGCGAAGGGTGATCTTGTTATTGAGATTACCAAAAATTCAAGCTGGATTAGTGTGAAAGACCAAAACCGTAAAGTATTAGCACAAAAAGAATATAAACAAGGCGAAGTCTTAACCTTTAATGGTAATGACTATGCGTTGATTATCGGTGCGCCGGGTAACGTTCGTATTACTTATAAAGGCGAAGCGTATCCGCTTACCGTTGATGGCCGTGTGGCTAAATTTAAATTACCAAAACCTTAA